Proteins encoded in a region of the Devosia sp. RR2S18 genome:
- a CDS encoding HU family DNA-binding protein: MNKNDLVGVVADKATITKAQAAEAVDAVFEAITNSLKAGEEVRLVGFGTFAVSQRKASTGRNPATGAEISIPASNQAKFKPGKGLKDAIN, encoded by the coding sequence ATGAACAAGAACGATCTGGTTGGCGTCGTTGCCGACAAGGCGACGATCACCAAGGCACAGGCCGCTGAAGCGGTTGACGCAGTGTTCGAGGCCATCACCAACTCCCTGAAGGCCGGCGAAGAAGTCCGCCTCGTTGGTTTCGGTACCTTTGCCGTGTCGCAGCGCAAGGCTTCCACTGGCCGCAACCCTGCCACTGGCGCCGAGATCAGCATCCCGGCCTCTAACCAGGCCAAATTTAAGCCCGGCAAGGGCCTGAAGGACGCGATCAACTAA